In Actinomycetota bacterium, one DNA window encodes the following:
- a CDS encoding FkbM family methyltransferase: protein MNADRRMAAVARAGIHQVVSRIRQQPMIVPLGRKSHVWAVRGMSASTKAFYANPPDVEMAVWQKLLVAGDLFVDVGANVGTYSLIACEAGAEVIAVEPNDQARRWLMKNIELNGYRADVRSVALSDQPGQVRITVDLGTTNRIDPAGGQIVEVDTLDSLIGERHAYVKVDVEGHELQVLRGGARALEEQRLLAVQLEWNACADRTPVSELLADYGYEVMQALPNGDLVPAGDTLHDIVAVPKTS from the coding sequence ATGAACGCCGACCGGCGGATGGCTGCCGTGGCCCGCGCCGGAATCCACCAGGTCGTGAGTCGCATCCGGCAGCAACCGATGATTGTGCCACTCGGGCGCAAGAGTCATGTCTGGGCCGTTCGCGGGATGAGCGCCTCGACCAAGGCCTTCTATGCCAACCCACCTGACGTCGAGATGGCCGTCTGGCAGAAACTCCTTGTCGCAGGCGACCTCTTCGTCGATGTAGGAGCGAACGTGGGGACCTACTCGCTCATCGCCTGCGAGGCCGGAGCAGAGGTGATTGCGGTGGAACCGAACGACCAGGCGCGCCGGTGGCTCATGAAGAACATCGAACTCAACGGTTACCGGGCCGACGTACGTTCTGTAGCCCTTTCCGACCAACCAGGCCAGGTTCGGATCACCGTCGACCTCGGGACCACCAACCGCATCGACCCGGCCGGCGGGCAGATCGTAGAGGTTGATACCCTCGATTCGCTAATAGGGGAACGCCACGCCTACGTCAAAGTCGACGTTGAGGGTCATGAGTTGCAGGTGCTCCGGGGTGGTGCCCGCGCACTAGAGGAGCAACGACTCCTGGCGGTGCAGCTCGAGTGGAACGCCTGTGCTGACCGCACGCCGGTGTCGGAGCTGCTCGCAGACTACGGCTATGAGGTGATGCAGGCACTTCCGAATGGAGACTTGGTCCCCGCAGGCGACACGTTGCACGACATCGTGGCCGTGCCAAAGACGTCGTAA